In the genome of Variovorax sp. PAMC26660, the window GCCTGGCGGGCGCGTGGCCCCTTCGCGTCAGGGCTGTGCGTCCTCCTCTTGCGCAAGATGGCGCGTCTGCTCGACGCAGTAGGCAAACAGGTCGTCGAGTTCGGTGGATTTGTCGAAGACCGCGTCGGCGCCCAGCTCGGCGGCACGCTGCCGGATCTCGCGGGTGGCGTAGTTGGTCAGCACGACGACCTTCTGGTAAGGCTCCCTGCGGCGGCATCCCGCCAGCACGCCCAGGCCGCTGCCGCCCTTGAGGAAAAGATCGACGATGGCAAGGTGCCAGGTGCCGTCGTGCATCGACAGCCACTGGCTGGTCTCGGCCTGGGTGGCGGAGTGCGCGACCACGCGCACGTCGGCGATTTCGCGCAGCGTCTCGATCAGGTTGTCGCGGATGGTCT includes:
- a CDS encoding response regulator; translated protein: MTTLITYLAEDNETIRDNLIETLREIADVRVVAHSATQAETSQWLSMHDGTWHLAIVDLFLKGGSGLGVLAGCRRREPYQKVVVLTNYATREIRQRAAELGADAVFDKSTELDDLFAYCVEQTRHLAQEEDAQP